One Haloplanus sp. GDY1 DNA window includes the following coding sequences:
- a CDS encoding SAVED domain-containing protein, with translation MTDPTGRVFLSYKHEQTDVANFLQTELERHGVPIWRDVFDLKPEPLRDEIIDQLENPETASGIALVSEGVADSDIILNDELPGFNKRWDSDDEFFVVVVPCPDISVGEAKSILNEAPILHDFSAWKMLPLEATTSDKATDIVQAVLSERIERIDGYLPDGDPLECSLDTYESPAHNIDPAIAIDWSRSFEQGPPSQEVWNQRLLPALTRVTDCLIQNASGRPLRFRGRTHLPAAFAAGYCLPTTRRIQATWMQPTGPAGMTEWTLDIDEEESGLEGDLQRQPNHGSELAVLVNIAADVQPEIDQMHNDLPDFNGVLRLTPEDGPDVELSPAQATHAADVFRTNVRDAVKELPKTSTIHLFIAGPIGLAFLFGRKSNTLRPIQTYLYSKDEGRYYPAGRLQDQPLSDGSDNASEEQ, from the coding sequence ATGACTGATCCAACTGGCCGTGTATTTCTCAGCTATAAACACGAACAGACGGACGTCGCCAACTTCCTGCAAACGGAACTGGAGCGACACGGGGTGCCGATTTGGCGGGACGTCTTCGATTTGAAGCCGGAGCCACTCAGAGATGAGATTATCGACCAACTGGAGAACCCGGAAACAGCCAGTGGGATTGCGCTCGTCAGTGAGGGCGTAGCCGACTCCGACATCATTCTCAACGACGAGTTGCCGGGATTCAACAAGCGATGGGACAGTGATGACGAATTTTTCGTGGTCGTTGTGCCATGTCCCGATATTAGCGTTGGAGAAGCCAAATCGATACTCAACGAGGCACCGATACTCCACGACTTTTCTGCCTGGAAAATGCTTCCCCTGGAGGCGACCACATCTGACAAAGCTACAGATATCGTCCAGGCCGTCTTATCAGAGCGGATCGAGCGGATAGATGGGTATTTGCCGGACGGTGATCCTCTCGAATGTTCACTTGACACCTACGAATCGCCGGCTCACAACATCGATCCAGCGATTGCAATCGACTGGTCAAGATCTTTCGAACAGGGTCCACCATCCCAAGAAGTATGGAACCAGCGTCTACTCCCGGCGTTAACCAGGGTAACGGACTGTCTAATTCAAAACGCATCGGGCCGCCCCCTCCGCTTCCGTGGCCGAACGCATCTTCCCGCTGCTTTCGCGGCCGGTTACTGTCTCCCAACCACACGTCGAATCCAAGCAACGTGGATGCAACCCACCGGCCCTGCCGGAATGACAGAATGGACACTCGATATCGACGAAGAGGAAAGCGGGCTAGAAGGAGATCTCCAAAGACAACCGAATCACGGATCGGAGCTTGCGGTGCTTGTCAACATCGCTGCCGATGTACAACCGGAGATAGACCAGATGCATAACGACCTTCCGGATTTCAACGGCGTTCTCAGATTGACACCGGAAGATGGGCCTGATGTGGAACTGTCCCCGGCACAGGCAACCCATGCTGCAGATGTTTTCCGGACCAATGTACGAGACGCGGTCAAAGAACTGCCAAAAACATCGACCATTCATCTCTTCATAGCTGGCCCGATAGGGCTCGCCTTTCTTTTCGGGCGAAAATCAAACACACTCAGACCGATCCAGACCTACCTCTATAGCAAAGACGAGGGTCGATACTATCCCGCTGGTCGGTTACAGGACCAACCACTTTCAGACGGCTCAGACAACGCCTCGGAAGAGCAGTAG
- a CDS encoding SOS response-associated peptidase: MCGRNSLFIDQADLEARFDAEVVTDGGYTPRYNIAPGDDLHIVTNEAPDEIDAYHWGLIPFWADEPEKGIINARSETADEKRVFERAWESRPCLVPSSGFYEWKAPNGGAKQPYRIYREDDPAFAMAGLWDVWEGDDETIPCVTILTTEPNDLMNSIHDRMPVVLPQDVESDWLAADPDTRKELCQPYPKDDLDAYEISTRVNNPGNDDSQVIEPLDHEQSGLGEFSSG; encoded by the coding sequence ATGTGTGGCCGAAACTCCCTCTTCATCGACCAGGCCGATCTCGAGGCTCGCTTCGACGCCGAGGTCGTCACGGACGGCGGGTACACACCCCGGTACAACATCGCGCCGGGTGATGACCTCCACATCGTCACGAACGAGGCTCCAGACGAGATCGACGCCTACCACTGGGGGCTGATTCCGTTCTGGGCGGACGAGCCTGAGAAGGGCATCATCAACGCTCGCTCCGAGACTGCCGACGAGAAACGCGTCTTCGAGCGGGCATGGGAATCGCGCCCCTGTCTCGTCCCCTCGTCGGGGTTCTACGAATGGAAAGCACCAAACGGCGGGGCGAAACAACCCTACCGAATCTATCGCGAGGACGACCCCGCGTTCGCGATGGCCGGCCTCTGGGACGTCTGGGAGGGCGACGACGAGACGATCCCGTGCGTCACGATTCTCACGACAGAGCCGAACGACCTAATGAACTCCATCCACGACCGGATGCCGGTCGTCCTTCCACAGGACGTTGAGTCCGACTGGCTCGCTGCAGACCCGGACACCCGCAAGGAATTGTGCCAGCCGTATCCGAAGGACGATCTAGACGCTTACGAGATCTCGACGCGGGTCAACAATCCCGGCAACGACGATTCCCAGGTCATCGAGCCGCTGGACCACGAGCAATCGGGCCTCGGCGAGTTCAGTTCGGGGTAG
- a CDS encoding metallophosphoesterase, whose translation MTHILAVSDWRSQPIDDLYTILETVEITPDLLLYAGDDLSRFKNADSDTDHLAELARLTKHQQSLYVRGNDDLPPPTGPQFDAEFTTDLHRTPYTHEDLVFIGQEGSTQGPGLITYTEDEVQRHLSEQRTACEDGTPILVTHTPPFGILDIGKRFGQQHIGSKAVRSFLDDIQPPVTVCGHCHQFGGRAELLEYGTVINIASHDGLDDPGRYALISIDASNESIEYEFYDTRNLLGSRLTDLVQVGRNRVEQFSELGITTPDEITEKRRAELEALPGASSWHVDRWIAHRQAFENDEVVILNESTFDILHDTNPLLLDIETDLQQDRIWLVGTYSYQNDAYRQFFDPDDESALLQELSEYLEDHGSEPIIYHGGNYFDEQCLRRRFEEHGITKGVNHLKMSTRNEGVKGIAVALRSRVPSKSHPPISRCKRSRNPREQRIRRTTPLFRVVTRKSA comes from the coding sequence ATGACCCACATACTCGCCGTATCTGACTGGCGTTCCCAACCTATTGACGATCTCTACACTATTCTCGAAACTGTAGAAATAACTCCAGATCTACTACTGTATGCCGGCGACGACCTCTCACGTTTCAAAAACGCCGATAGTGACACGGATCATCTTGCAGAACTGGCTCGTCTCACGAAGCACCAACAATCACTCTATGTCCGAGGAAACGACGACCTCCCCCCGCCAACCGGCCCTCAATTCGATGCGGAGTTTACCACCGACCTCCACAGAACACCATACACTCACGAGGACCTCGTGTTCATCGGTCAGGAAGGCTCGACCCAGGGTCCTGGTCTCATCACCTATACCGAAGACGAGGTTCAACGACATCTTTCCGAACAACGCACCGCTTGTGAAGACGGAACCCCTATTCTGGTCACTCACACCCCTCCCTTCGGCATCCTCGATATCGGTAAGCGATTCGGGCAACAACATATCGGATCGAAAGCAGTCAGGAGCTTCTTAGACGACATCCAGCCACCAGTCACCGTCTGCGGTCATTGCCATCAATTCGGAGGCAGAGCTGAACTCCTCGAATATGGCACGGTGATCAATATTGCGTCTCACGACGGATTAGACGACCCAGGAAGATACGCACTCATCTCCATCGACGCCTCGAATGAGTCTATCGAGTACGAGTTCTACGACACTCGGAATTTGCTAGGAAGCCGACTGACTGATCTCGTCCAGGTCGGGAGGAACCGAGTGGAACAGTTCAGTGAGTTAGGGATTACAACCCCAGACGAGATTACCGAAAAACGGCGTGCTGAGCTCGAAGCCCTCCCTGGAGCCTCGTCATGGCACGTGGACCGGTGGATTGCTCATCGACAGGCTTTCGAAAACGATGAGGTCGTGATTCTAAACGAGTCTACCTTCGACATCCTTCACGATACGAACCCTCTCCTCTTAGACATAGAAACAGACCTTCAGCAGGACCGGATTTGGCTGGTCGGCACCTACAGCTACCAGAACGATGCGTACCGACAATTCTTCGATCCGGACGACGAGTCAGCACTTCTTCAGGAGCTGTCTGAGTACCTTGAGGATCATGGCTCTGAGCCGATTATCTACCACGGAGGGAACTACTTCGACGAACAGTGTCTACGTCGAAGATTCGAAGAACACGGCATCACTAAGGGGGTCAACCATCTCAAAATGTCGACTCGAAATGAAGGGGTCAAAGGAATCGCAGTTGCACTACGCTCGCGAGTTCCGTCAAAAAGCCACCCCCCTATTTCGCGTTGTAAGCGAAGTCGGAACCCCCGGGAGCAGCGAATACGACGAACGACACCCCTATTTCGAGTTGTAACGCGGAAATCCGCATGA
- a CDS encoding Cdc6/Cdc18 family protein, whose protein sequence is MGDGQSDTDNRTEQSGSIEDVPNGPEGRNSDESDTSQTTLDNSGSGISIMDELQSESVETVFENKDLVRPDTIIDEDRIVGRDEQLKTVITNLKPALQDHGIPDMLLTGPSGTGKSLIIHAVCKKIVELSEAQGMRFGVFSINCEGPGTTSRAVYRLIQEATLNIDAEPGVPESGVSTDQKLERLWEIMREHYDGVIFVLDEVDMLDGPYSEPEYNSLLYQLSRARDLGRFDGPVSVTAITNYVDFMSDLNSRANSSFNPDEIFFEDYDATQLRHILRNREDAFKQEALADDVVPLVAAFGSQTHGDARKAIDLLRWSGELADKQGDERVVETHVRTAQERYDSDRKLRHIGGLSTQKKLCIFAVAATDYYSNAGVDWIPAGPSYSLYQYICDSLDADSYGRETFVNHVTEQATYGILEFDRRGRGRGKGIHMHFDLAEDPEAIMERILEDDRFTELEREEEMMRSIAKAQMSSFLN, encoded by the coding sequence ATGGGTGATGGACAGTCGGATACAGATAATCGGACGGAACAGTCTGGTTCTATAGAGGATGTTCCAAACGGTCCTGAGGGCCGCAATTCTGACGAGTCTGACACCAGTCAAACCACGCTCGATAATTCTGGCAGTGGGATTTCGATTATGGACGAACTCCAATCCGAATCTGTCGAGACTGTCTTCGAGAACAAGGATTTGGTTCGCCCGGATACTATAATCGACGAAGATCGGATCGTTGGTCGCGATGAGCAGTTGAAGACCGTCATCACAAATCTGAAACCTGCTCTCCAGGACCACGGCATTCCGGATATGTTGCTGACTGGACCGTCTGGAACCGGGAAATCCCTGATAATTCATGCAGTCTGTAAGAAGATCGTCGAACTGAGCGAGGCTCAGGGAATGCGGTTCGGTGTGTTTTCGATTAACTGCGAGGGTCCAGGTACGACTAGTCGTGCCGTCTATCGTCTCATTCAAGAAGCGACGCTAAACATCGATGCAGAACCTGGGGTCCCCGAGAGCGGTGTCTCGACAGACCAGAAACTCGAGCGGTTGTGGGAAATAATGCGTGAGCACTACGATGGGGTGATCTTTGTCTTAGATGAGGTGGATATGCTTGATGGCCCTTACTCAGAACCGGAATACAATTCGCTTCTCTACCAACTCTCACGGGCCCGTGATCTCGGCCGCTTTGACGGACCCGTCTCCGTCACCGCGATAACCAACTACGTCGATTTCATGTCCGACCTCAATAGTCGAGCGAACAGCTCGTTCAATCCGGACGAGATTTTCTTCGAGGATTACGACGCAACGCAGCTTCGACATATTCTCCGAAACCGCGAAGATGCGTTCAAACAAGAAGCCCTCGCGGATGATGTTGTTCCTCTGGTGGCAGCGTTCGGCTCTCAAACGCACGGTGATGCACGGAAGGCCATCGATTTGCTTCGATGGTCCGGAGAGTTAGCTGATAAGCAAGGTGATGAACGTGTTGTCGAAACCCACGTTCGAACTGCCCAGGAGCGATACGACTCAGACAGAAAGCTACGGCACATCGGTGGGCTTTCGACTCAAAAAAAGCTCTGCATCTTCGCAGTTGCTGCAACGGACTATTATTCAAATGCAGGTGTCGACTGGATTCCGGCTGGTCCTTCCTATTCTCTCTACCAGTACATCTGCGACTCCCTCGACGCCGACTCCTATGGTCGAGAGACCTTCGTCAATCACGTCACTGAACAGGCGACCTACGGCATCCTCGAGTTCGACCGACGTGGTCGAGGCAGGGGGAAAGGAATCCACATGCACTTCGATCTCGCTGAGGACCCCGAGGCGATCATGGAACGAATATTGGAGGATGACCGATTTACTGAGCTGGAGCGTGAAGAAGAAATGATGCGATCAATCGCCAAAGCGCAGATGAGCTCGTTCCTGAACTAG